In a genomic window of Sarcophilus harrisii chromosome 4, mSarHar1.11, whole genome shotgun sequence:
- the GJC1 gene encoding gap junction gamma-1 protein has translation MSWSFLTRLLEEIHNHSTFVGKIWLTILIVFRIVLTAVGGESIYYDEQSKFVCNTEQPGCENVCYDAFAPLSHVRFWVFQIILVATPSVMYLGYAIHKIAKMEHGEADKKTARSKPYTMRWKQHRGLEETEEDHEEDPMMYPEMELESEKENKEQSQPKPKHDGRRRIREDGLMKIYVLQLLARTLFEVGFLVGQYLLYGFQVRPFYVCSRVPCPHKIDCFISRPTEKTIFLLIMYGVTGLCLILNIWEMLHLGFGTIRDSLNSKRRELEDSGAYNYPFTWNTPSAPPGYNIVVKPDQIQYTELSNAKIAYKQNKANIAQEQQYGSNEENLPADLEMLQREIKVAQERLDLAIQAYNHQNNRHGPREKKSKAGSKAGSNKSSASSKSGDGKNSVWI, from the coding sequence ATGAGTTGGAGCTTCCTTACTCGACTATTAGAGGAGATCCACAACCATTCCACATTTGTGGGGAAGATTTGGCTCACCATATTGATAGTCTTCCGGATCGTACTCACTGCTGTAGGTGGGGAGTCCATCTATTATGACGAGCAAAGCAAATTTGTGTGCAACACAGAACAACCAGGCTGTGAGAACGTCTGCTACGATGCCTTTGCCCCTCTGTCCCATGTCCGGTTTTGGGTGTTCCAGATCATCCTTGTGGCCACCCCCTCGGTGATGTATCTGGGTTATGCCATTCATAAGATTGCCAAGATGGAGCATGGAGAGGCTGACAAGAAGACGGCGCGGAGCAAGCCCTACACCATGCGCTGGAAGCAGCATCGCGGCCTGGAAGAAACTGAGGAGGACCATGAGGAAGACCCCATGATGTACCCGGAGATGGAATtggaaagtgaaaaagagaataaggagcAGAGTCAGCCTAAACCTAAGCACGATGGCCGGCGGCGGATTCGGGAAGATGGGCTCATGAAAATCTACGTGCTGCAGTTGTTAGCAAGGACTTTGTTTGAAGTGGGCTTCCTGGTAGGCCAATATCTTCTGTATGGCTTCCAGGTCCGCCCATTTTATGTGTGCAGCAGAGTCCCCTGCCCTCATAAAATAGACTGCTTCATTTCTAGGCCCACTGAAAAGACCATCTTCTTGCTGATAATGTATGGTGTGACAGGCCTCTGTCTGATCCTCAACATTTGGGAAATGCTCCACTTGGGGTTTGGGACTATCCGGGACTCACTAAATAGCAAAAGGAGAGAACTGGAAGATTCAGGTGCTTATAATTATCCTTTCACTTGGAATACTCCATCTGCTCCACCTGGCTATAATATTGTGGTCAAACCAGATCAGATCCAGTATACTGAACTGTCCAATGCTAAGATCGCCTACAAGCAGAACAAGGCCAACATTGCTCAGGAGCAGCAGTACGGGAGCAACGAGGAGAACCTCCCTGCAGACCTCGAGATGCTGCAGCGAGAAATCAAGGTGGCCCAGGAGCGCCTGGATCTGGCCATCCAGGCCTACAACCACCAAAACAACCGCCATGGCCCCCGGGAAAAAAAGTCCAAAGCTGGGTCTAAAGCTGGCTCCAACAAAAGCAGTGCCAGTAGCAAATCTGGGGATGGGAAGAACTCTGTCTGGATTTAA